The proteins below are encoded in one region of Fimbriimonadaceae bacterium:
- a CDS encoding heme exporter protein CcmB, whose product MKSPWWRSASAIFRKEWRSEMRSRHGLFTAGLFALLSVIATSLASFGQTPPPALSSGVLAVTLVFAAVVSIPRLFLAEDDQGTFDLLRLLADPSAAFAGKALYALLQTVVVALALGLVYIVMTSAAVPSPTLFVLGLLASSAGMALGVSVCGALAVGAANRWVLASVVSMPVLFPQVFMTVSVLRAAMGGGGEAGGYQALVGLVGWAVVLGASGPTLIAQVWCLSDGNQVPNAEEPALSRIN is encoded by the coding sequence ATGAAATCTCCCTGGTGGCGTAGCGCCTCCGCCATTTTCCGAAAGGAGTGGCGCTCCGAGATGCGTTCGCGCCACGGGCTCTTCACGGCGGGGCTGTTCGCCTTGCTCAGCGTGATCGCCACGTCCCTGGCAAGCTTTGGGCAGACTCCGCCGCCTGCGCTTTCCTCGGGCGTCCTGGCGGTGACGCTCGTCTTTGCCGCGGTCGTCTCGATCCCGCGTCTGTTCCTGGCGGAGGACGACCAGGGCACGTTCGACTTGCTCCGTCTCCTTGCCGACCCTTCCGCCGCCTTCGCGGGCAAGGCGCTCTATGCCCTGCTGCAGACGGTGGTGGTCGCCTTGGCGCTCGGCCTGGTCTACATCGTGATGACGAGCGCGGCCGTCCCCTCACCGACCTTGTTCGTGCTCGGCCTCTTGGCGTCCTCGGCAGGGATGGCTTTGGGGGTGTCCGTCTGTGGCGCGCTGGCTGTGGGCGCCGCCAACCGCTGGGTGCTGGCCTCGGTGGTCTCCATGCCCGTGCTCTTCCCGCAGGTCTTCATGACCGTCTCGGTCCTCCGCGCCGCGATGGGGGGCGGGGGCGAGGCGGGCGGCTACCAGGCCCTGGTGGGTTTGGTGGGCTGGGCGGTGGTGTTAGGCGCGTCTGGCCCGACGCTGATTGCGCAGGTCTGGTGCCTTTCGGATGGAAACCAGGTCCCGAACGCGGAAGAACCGGCGCTAAGTCGAATAAACTGA
- a CDS encoding GAF domain-containing protein yields MVELLVRFVVSVVAVATSWQTGAPPYETAVRAALVFFCYSFFAFLLERRGMRNSGVAGLIAAADAAMIAFYMSEAKTLEHFGFLTLAPMVWAAGRFEASATSVAPLVAAWILVGANLPQGPGWTPMLLGQAVGVLAIGLIVRDKPRVVTVRETVVAETGEEPEGPPMPDGSAIEDVELRESFKSLRDHARQLERRSRRDRFGLHLLSAAEAAAINPYETVAHILREHFEASGLTLFVRQPFGSTLVAMATAGDAPAHVRDASLELPRQGTELQARDRMLATLGGDPDRANSPLALVLLHHQGRVVGAIAASDKNPTRLGLVHDQAREIADVLASTLATVAHREQVRRRAREAELLYEISCVTTGAETTLTLASRVVREVSEILDVDHVSLHLVEDGQDMVAASFGPRVETMEALSFAKGPGLAGWLGIGAPELALLDARIDARLPREESLRRRIGSLVVLPLEFGDAPFGYLAAMTHRQNGLSVDDLETLRIVAAETSQAVARLERKGVGPEGLATPSEFHTAVQEADRGYLVYLEVPRREQLVEAHGRTAVDFAVRKFASRLRASLPADGLMCRRPEGDYVAFLRSGDEAKARDWANGAVATASMVALTTPDGRARVPLALKAKVARYAPQADRLSTSDHA; encoded by the coding sequence ATGGTCGAGCTTCTGGTCAGGTTCGTCGTTTCGGTCGTCGCGGTCGCGACGTCCTGGCAAACCGGCGCTCCACCTTATGAAACGGCGGTGCGGGCCGCCCTCGTCTTCTTCTGCTATTCCTTCTTCGCCTTCTTGCTGGAGCGCCGAGGCATGCGCAATTCCGGCGTGGCAGGGCTGATCGCCGCGGCCGACGCGGCCATGATCGCCTTCTACATGTCCGAGGCGAAGACCCTCGAGCACTTTGGATTCTTAACCTTGGCCCCGATGGTGTGGGCCGCCGGACGCTTTGAGGCGAGCGCGACCTCGGTCGCCCCGCTGGTCGCGGCCTGGATCTTGGTCGGGGCGAACCTGCCACAAGGCCCGGGCTGGACGCCGATGCTGCTCGGCCAGGCCGTCGGCGTGCTTGCGATCGGCCTCATCGTGCGGGACAAGCCCAGGGTGGTGACCGTGCGGGAGACGGTCGTGGCGGAAACGGGCGAAGAGCCAGAGGGCCCTCCGATGCCCGATGGCTCCGCCATCGAGGACGTCGAGCTTCGCGAGAGCTTCAAGAGCCTGCGCGACCACGCCCGGCAACTGGAGCGCCGCTCGCGGCGGGACCGCTTCGGCCTCCACTTGCTCAGCGCGGCCGAGGCCGCGGCCATAAACCCGTACGAGACCGTCGCCCACATCCTTCGGGAACACTTCGAGGCCAGCGGCCTCACCCTCTTCGTCCGCCAGCCCTTCGGAAGCACCCTCGTTGCGATGGCCACTGCGGGCGACGCCCCGGCCCATGTTCGCGACGCCTCGCTCGAGCTGCCCCGCCAAGGGACTGAGCTCCAGGCCCGCGACCGAATGCTCGCCACGCTCGGTGGCGACCCGGATCGGGCCAACTCGCCTCTCGCGCTCGTCCTGCTGCACCACCAAGGGCGCGTGGTCGGCGCGATCGCGGCCTCCGACAAAAACCCGACCCGGTTAGGGCTGGTCCACGACCAGGCCCGCGAGATCGCGGACGTCCTCGCCAGCACGCTGGCGACCGTGGCCCACCGCGAGCAGGTCCGGCGTCGAGCCCGCGAGGCCGAGCTCCTCTATGAGATTTCCTGCGTGACGACGGGTGCGGAGACGACCCTCACCCTCGCGTCGCGCGTCGTTCGCGAAGTTTCCGAGATCCTGGACGTGGACCACGTGTCTCTGCACCTCGTCGAGGACGGCCAGGACATGGTCGCGGCCTCGTTTGGCCCCCGGGTCGAAACGATGGAGGCCCTCAGCTTCGCGAAAGGGCCGGGACTCGCCGGCTGGCTCGGGATCGGCGCGCCGGAATTGGCCCTGCTGGACGCCCGCATAGACGCCCGATTGCCGCGAGAGGAGTCCCTCCGCCGTCGTATCGGCAGCCTGGTGGTGCTGCCGTTGGAGTTCGGCGACGCCCCGTTCGGCTATCTGGCCGCCATGACCCACCGCCAGAACGGCCTTTCGGTCGACGATCTCGAGACGCTGCGCATCGTCGCGGCGGAGACCTCGCAAGCGGTCGCCCGTTTGGAGCGCAAAGGCGTCGGCCCTGAAGGGCTCGCCACCCCGTCCGAGTTCCACACTGCGGTTCAGGAAGCTGATAGAGGGTATTTAGTCTATCTCGAGGTTCCTCGGAGGGAACAGTTGGTGGAGGCGCACGGTCGAACCGCAGTAGATTTCGCCGTCCGTAAGTTCGCGTCCCGGCTCCGAGCAAGCCTTCCAGCGGACGGACTCATGTGTCGGCGCCCCGAGGGCGACTACGTCGCCTTCCTCCGCTCCGGCGACGAGGCCAAGGCTCGTGATTGGGCCAACGGCGCCGTCGCCACCGCTTCAATGGTCGCACTGACGACCCCGGACGGCCGGGCACGCGTGCCCCTGGCGCTCAAGGCAAAGGTCGCACGCTATGCCCCGCAAGCCGACCGGCTTTCCACATCCGACCATGCCTGA
- a CDS encoding isochorismatase family protein codes for MVARIDESVLVVVDMQATFLRPIFGRDEVVRRCQFLIECANLLDVPVIATEQVPEKMGGTEPAIRALLQDDPVAKQSFGCFGEKEFRKAWKRLDRPTAVLCGIETHICLLQTANQLLDEDHDVVICADAASAREQSMHKLALKRLRDEGVAMAHSETVVYEWMESAEHPKFREVLEVVKRYTPA; via the coding sequence ATGGTCGCAAGAATTGACGAAAGCGTGTTGGTCGTGGTCGATATGCAGGCCACTTTCTTGCGGCCCATCTTTGGTCGCGACGAAGTGGTCCGGCGGTGCCAGTTCCTCATCGAGTGCGCAAACCTGCTCGACGTCCCCGTGATCGCCACCGAGCAGGTGCCCGAGAAGATGGGCGGCACCGAGCCCGCGATCCGTGCCCTCTTGCAGGACGACCCCGTGGCGAAGCAGAGCTTCGGCTGTTTTGGCGAGAAGGAGTTCCGGAAGGCGTGGAAACGGCTGGACCGCCCGACCGCGGTGCTCTGCGGCATCGAGACTCACATCTGCCTCCTGCAGACCGCGAACCAGCTCCTGGACGAGGACCACGACGTCGTCATCTGCGCGGACGCCGCCTCGGCCCGCGAGCAATCGATGCACAAGCTGGCCCTGAAGCGCTTGCGGGACGAGGGTGTGGCGATGGCCCACTCTGAGACCGTGGTCTACGAATGGATGGAATCGGCGGAGCACCCGAAGTTCCGCGAGGTGCTCGAAGTCGTCAAGCGGTACACGCCTGCTTAG
- a CDS encoding M20/M25/M40 family metallo-hydrolase, translating to MRAESLDFFRQITNAPSPSGFEERAAQVFRDYTGAFAHEVATDVHGNVHAVLNPKAEARVMLSGHMDEIGFIVHYISDEGFLYVNSIGGHDPMVAVAQRVWVQSHGRESVVGVFGRKPVHLQEEGDKKRPEIHELYIDIGAANKEEAERAVELGSFVTYQWEFAEMLGDRVCARGMDNKMGAFIVAEALRILAEDGGLDEKVGVYAVGTVQEEIGLRGARTAAFGIGAQSGLAVDVDFAIDQPGLSKSRYGQADLGKGPTVTRGANVNPVVFSLLREAAQKDGISIQIGPYGNATGTDANAMQVTRAGMATGVVGVPIRYMHTPSELLSLQDVEDCARLMAGYCRLVRPDTDFTPRLP from the coding sequence ATGCGTGCCGAGTCACTCGACTTCTTTAGACAAATCACGAACGCCCCTTCCCCCTCCGGATTCGAAGAGCGCGCGGCCCAGGTGTTCCGGGACTACACCGGCGCCTTCGCCCACGAAGTCGCCACGGACGTCCATGGGAACGTCCACGCCGTGCTCAATCCGAAGGCCGAGGCCCGCGTCATGCTCTCCGGCCACATGGACGAGATCGGCTTCATCGTCCACTACATCAGCGACGAAGGCTTCCTCTATGTCAACTCGATTGGGGGCCACGACCCCATGGTGGCGGTCGCCCAGAGGGTCTGGGTGCAGTCGCACGGTCGCGAGTCGGTCGTCGGCGTCTTCGGGCGCAAGCCCGTCCACCTTCAGGAAGAGGGCGACAAGAAGCGGCCCGAGATCCACGAGCTCTACATCGACATCGGCGCCGCCAATAAGGAGGAGGCGGAGCGGGCCGTCGAGCTCGGCTCGTTCGTCACCTACCAGTGGGAGTTCGCCGAGATGCTCGGCGACCGGGTCTGCGCCCGCGGCATGGACAACAAAATGGGCGCGTTCATCGTGGCCGAAGCGCTCCGGATCCTGGCCGAGGACGGGGGGCTCGACGAGAAGGTCGGCGTCTACGCGGTGGGGACGGTGCAGGAAGAAATCGGTCTGCGCGGGGCGCGCACGGCGGCCTTCGGGATCGGCGCGCAGAGCGGCTTGGCCGTGGACGTGGACTTCGCGATCGACCAACCCGGCCTCAGCAAGTCCCGCTATGGGCAAGCGGACCTCGGCAAGGGCCCGACCGTGACCCGAGGCGCGAACGTCAACCCGGTCGTGTTCTCGCTGCTGCGCGAAGCGGCGCAAAAAGACGGCATCTCGATCCAGATCGGGCCCTACGGCAACGCCACGGGCACGGACGCGAACGCGATGCAGGTGACCCGGGCGGGCATGGCGACGGGCGTGGTCGGGGTGCCGATCCGGTACATGCACACGCCCAGCGAACTGCTGAGCCTTCAGGACGTTGAGGATTGCGCGCGACTTATGGCCGGGTATTGCCGGCTCGTCCGTCCCGACACGGACTTTACGCCGCGCCTTCCCTGA
- a CDS encoding GNAT family N-acetyltransferase codes for MTVARRIKPEEADQFLELLCLVFALDLERARGVFFTEPLFDINRKWALFVDGQMESILTTARLEFGWGRAFGIAGVATRPTCQGRGYAQALLEKVLCTAELEGEGPALLFAQSEALYRRLGFEPIDEVVRGEIKGRADFPDTETLQIPEVRKAYDEWSSRDAARLRRDEERWRYWCWTYRSCEPVPGGYLCAEPGLVREAVASAGLEEWPVPDRTEWFGLQKVTEQLGVPLHRSWPELILMGRGFPGRPEIFMTDQF; via the coding sequence GTGACCGTCGCGCGGCGTATCAAGCCGGAGGAGGCCGACCAGTTCCTTGAGTTGCTCTGCCTGGTCTTCGCCCTGGATTTGGAACGGGCGCGCGGCGTCTTCTTCACCGAGCCGCTGTTCGACATCAACCGCAAGTGGGCGCTCTTTGTAGACGGTCAGATGGAGTCCATCCTCACCACGGCGCGCCTGGAGTTCGGCTGGGGGCGCGCGTTTGGGATCGCGGGTGTCGCGACCCGGCCGACCTGCCAGGGGCGCGGATATGCCCAAGCCCTCCTCGAAAAGGTCCTCTGCACAGCCGAGCTCGAGGGTGAGGGCCCTGCCCTGCTTTTTGCCCAGAGCGAGGCGCTCTACCGGAGGCTCGGCTTTGAGCCGATCGACGAGGTCGTCCGCGGCGAGATCAAGGGCCGCGCCGACTTCCCTGATACGGAGACCCTGCAGATCCCGGAAGTCCGCAAGGCGTACGACGAGTGGTCCTCGCGGGACGCGGCCCGCTTGCGGCGGGACGAGGAGCGGTGGCGCTATTGGTGCTGGACGTACCGCTCTTGCGAGCCCGTGCCGGGCGGTTATCTGTGCGCAGAACCGGGCCTGGTCCGCGAGGCGGTGGCCAGTGCCGGATTAGAGGAATGGCCCGTGCCGGACCGGACGGAGTGGTTCGGCCTGCAGAAGGTGACGGAGCAATTGGGGGTTCCGCTGCACCGCAGCTGGCCCGAATTGATCCTTATGGGCCGCGGCTTTCCCGGCCGCCCTGAGATCTTCATGACCGACCAGTTCTAA
- the pheA gene encoding prephenate dehydratase, which produces MEDRRTVKEARNDIDAVDAEIVRLLGRRAELAQEIGRLKGDRSQPYFTPEREHQIFQRLASIPAGPLRPAQVTAIFREIISAARAAEKPMSVAYWGPPGTFSHMAGVQTFGRSTELAPVDSISEVFRKVESHQADYGIVPIENSIAGVVPETLDSFPVTNVKICGETFLAVHHCLASGGTALGEVQRVYAGPQPHAQCRRWLAERLPHAEVVSVAPTTRAAEMALADANGAAVVNHMAVELMALTLLAENIEDATGNRTRFVVLGFNEPAPTGSDKTSVMFNLRNRPGELYRVLGAFDSHQVNLMMIESRPAPRASFEYLFYVDCGGHRTDANLAAALVEIRKQALETTVLGSYPSTDPSLNTP; this is translated from the coding sequence GTGGAAGACCGCCGCACCGTTAAGGAGGCAAGAAACGACATCGACGCCGTGGACGCCGAGATCGTGCGGTTGCTCGGGCGCAGGGCCGAACTCGCCCAAGAGATCGGGCGCCTGAAGGGCGACAGGAGCCAGCCCTACTTCACGCCGGAGCGCGAACACCAGATTTTCCAACGCCTGGCCTCGATCCCGGCCGGCCCGCTGCGTCCCGCCCAAGTCACGGCCATCTTCCGGGAGATCATCAGCGCCGCGCGCGCGGCCGAGAAGCCCATGAGCGTCGCCTATTGGGGGCCGCCCGGCACGTTCAGCCACATGGCCGGCGTCCAGACCTTCGGCCGGAGCACCGAGCTCGCGCCCGTCGACTCCATCTCGGAGGTCTTCCGCAAGGTCGAGAGCCACCAGGCCGATTACGGCATCGTGCCGATCGAGAACTCCATCGCGGGGGTCGTGCCCGAGACTCTGGACAGCTTTCCCGTCACGAACGTCAAGATCTGTGGCGAGACGTTCCTGGCCGTGCACCACTGCCTGGCCTCGGGAGGAACGGCCCTCGGCGAGGTCCAACGCGTCTATGCGGGGCCCCAGCCCCACGCCCAATGCCGCCGGTGGCTGGCGGAGCGCTTGCCCCATGCCGAGGTCGTGAGCGTCGCCCCCACCACACGCGCGGCCGAAATGGCCCTCGCCGACGCGAACGGGGCCGCCGTGGTCAACCATATGGCGGTGGAACTGATGGCCCTCACCCTCTTGGCGGAGAACATTGAGGACGCCACCGGCAACCGCACCCGGTTCGTCGTACTCGGGTTCAACGAACCCGCCCCCACCGGCTCCGACAAGACCAGCGTGATGTTCAACCTGCGGAACCGCCCCGGCGAGCTTTACCGGGTTCTCGGGGCGTTCGATTCGCACCAAGTCAACCTCATGATGATCGAGTCGCGGCCCGCCCCTCGCGCCTCGTTCGAATACCTGTTCTACGTCGACTGCGGCGGCCACAGGACGGACGCGAACCTCGCGGCGGCGCTCGTCGAGATCCGGAAGCAGGCTCTGGAGACTACGGTCCTCGGCAGCTATCCCAGCACGGATCCGAGCCTCAACACGCCCTAG
- the cdaA gene encoding diadenylate cyclase CdaA, with protein sequence MKEVIGRLFEQFTLNWQGLVNVVDVLLVTYVVYRLLKLVRGGRAWRLVLGIVGFVAALVGSDLLGFKTLHWLLDKATILAPVAIAIIFLPELRQAIEGFGRLGHWSEKLIAERTTMGANALEEIVAGVSEMSEENTGALIVLERSTPLDDVASNGVPVGAVVTAPLLSTIFYEGSPLHDGAVLVRHDEVVAAACRLPLSENPKIDSHLHMRHRAAVGISEQSDCLAIVVSEERGTVSVAESGRLTQLQSTKALREYLSSRMRDAKTTAQRADGKPASSEPAVKR encoded by the coding sequence TTGAAAGAAGTTATCGGGCGGCTGTTTGAGCAATTCACGCTCAATTGGCAGGGTCTGGTCAACGTCGTGGACGTCCTCCTTGTGACGTACGTCGTTTACAGGCTTCTCAAGCTCGTGCGTGGAGGGCGCGCTTGGCGGCTCGTCCTGGGCATCGTGGGCTTCGTCGCCGCGCTCGTGGGCAGCGACCTTCTCGGTTTCAAGACCCTCCACTGGTTGCTGGACAAAGCGACGATCCTCGCCCCGGTCGCCATCGCGATCATCTTCCTGCCCGAGCTGCGCCAGGCGATCGAAGGCTTCGGCCGCTTGGGCCACTGGTCGGAGAAGCTCATCGCAGAACGCACGACAATGGGCGCGAACGCGTTGGAAGAGATTGTGGCCGGGGTGAGTGAGATGTCCGAAGAGAACACGGGGGCGCTCATCGTGCTCGAGCGGTCCACGCCCCTGGACGATGTGGCGTCCAACGGTGTGCCCGTGGGAGCCGTCGTCACCGCGCCCCTGCTCTCGACCATCTTCTACGAAGGCAGCCCGCTCCACGACGGCGCCGTGCTCGTGCGGCACGACGAGGTCGTCGCCGCTGCCTGCCGGTTGCCCCTGAGCGAAAACCCCAAGATCGACAGCCACCTCCATATGCGCCACCGCGCAGCGGTCGGGATCAGCGAGCAATCGGACTGCCTCGCGATCGTGGTGAGCGAGGAGCGCGGGACGGTCTCGGTCGCAGAGAGCGGGCGCTTGACCCAATTGCAGAGTACGAAGGCGCTGCGCGAATACTTGAGCTCGAGGATGCGGGACGCCAAGACGACGGCCCAGCGTGCCGACGGGAAGCCCGCCTCGTCAGAACCAGCGGTGAAGCGATGA
- a CDS encoding ABC transporter ATP-binding protein translates to MLQAQGLGKRFGSRWLFRRVELEVRPGDVLCVLGPNGSGKSTMLKCLAGLIVPTEGRVVRPAREKVGFSALDSTLYPALTVAEHLALGRDLRGCPGSDEELLEFVRLGYAADRPASALSTGMRVRLKLALAIQAAPELLMLDEPTASLDEEGRALVDRVLKRVRPTCAVVLATNDPEDRRHATHEISLVA, encoded by the coding sequence GTGCTCCAAGCGCAAGGCCTAGGGAAGCGGTTCGGAAGCCGATGGCTTTTTCGACGGGTCGAGCTCGAGGTGCGGCCTGGGGACGTCCTCTGCGTGCTCGGGCCGAACGGCAGTGGGAAGTCGACCATGTTGAAGTGCCTCGCCGGACTCATCGTGCCGACCGAGGGCCGGGTCGTCCGGCCAGCCAGGGAGAAGGTGGGTTTCTCTGCCTTGGACTCCACGCTTTATCCCGCCTTGACCGTCGCCGAGCACCTGGCCCTGGGCCGGGATTTGCGCGGGTGCCCTGGCAGCGACGAAGAGCTGCTCGAGTTCGTGCGGCTGGGCTATGCCGCAGACCGGCCTGCATCCGCGCTCAGTACCGGGATGCGCGTCCGCCTGAAGCTGGCGCTGGCCATCCAGGCCGCGCCCGAACTGCTGATGCTCGATGAACCGACCGCCTCCCTCGACGAAGAGGGGCGGGCCCTAGTGGACCGGGTGCTGAAGCGGGTCCGCCCGACCTGCGCCGTCGTGCTCGCCACCAACGACCCTGAGGACCGCCGCCATGCCACTCATGAAATCTCCCTGGTGGCGTAG
- a CDS encoding S-layer homology domain-containing protein, with protein MNRTLKFALGAVLALMAVPAFAQVGGVNPKDPNAPQFQDVFPSNHWAYTAVLELRRAGILVGYPVGNQRLYRGNRPMSRYEFAAAMWAAYKELMGLWEGHERRIKALEDMGPDSDLRRAVEELRADVDRMKGWESAIQTLQRGMEEVRGELNQLGMKVDQMGRDLDDIKARVRRLEEVKPAVEIHGTVDFLVLASHSTDDNFGLTPDNRLLGVGRNSRAGAPVGLTTDLDVLHEIAIDLKGTNEEGPKWDATIVAGNMLGDQALVNQNFLGSGTPFNAGSGDVYIQRAAVTFDSALVGQGFGATVGRFGYQVGPYLFKRNDFTETYFVNDRWDNGNYTMDGAVLSFNFGPAALKVFGGVNSNIKSTNGVEINPIPFGVGQIDRTLGVQLTFPVGEMGGVNLAYLFHDSDQNTPTLGGPANRVNTFGGDVNLKFDNLEFFGSFAQTNISYNTDNRIDEDNIAWDVRAMYKGPNFGVGGGYREVERNFAAAGDWGRIGNVWNPTNIKGFNAHVYFMPSEQFKIYGKGEFLEPKDTAAGLFANMDDMNAFTVGLDYKIADNWGAMFSYEDVRFNPVAGNDVKERWYTVGFNYGLGANTNIRFTYQFSDLDFGGAAGAGLDPAGQNIYKGGLFGTQLTVRF; from the coding sequence ATGAACCGAACGCTAAAGTTCGCTCTGGGCGCCGTCCTCGCCTTAATGGCGGTTCCGGCATTCGCCCAAGTGGGCGGGGTCAATCCGAAAGACCCGAACGCTCCCCAGTTCCAGGACGTTTTCCCGTCCAACCACTGGGCTTACACTGCCGTTCTCGAGCTTCGCCGTGCTGGCATCCTTGTCGGCTACCCGGTGGGCAACCAGCGCCTCTATCGCGGCAACCGCCCGATGAGCCGCTATGAGTTCGCCGCCGCTATGTGGGCTGCTTACAAGGAACTCATGGGCCTCTGGGAGGGCCACGAGCGCCGTATCAAGGCTCTTGAGGACATGGGTCCCGACAGCGACCTCCGCAGGGCGGTCGAAGAGCTCCGCGCCGACGTTGACCGGATGAAGGGCTGGGAATCGGCCATTCAGACCCTCCAGCGCGGTATGGAAGAAGTTCGTGGCGAGCTCAACCAGCTCGGCATGAAGGTCGACCAGATGGGTCGCGACCTTGACGACATCAAGGCCCGCGTCCGCAGGCTCGAGGAAGTCAAGCCGGCCGTCGAAATCCACGGCACCGTGGACTTCCTGGTCCTCGCTTCGCACTCGACCGACGACAACTTCGGCCTCACCCCGGACAACCGCCTCCTCGGCGTTGGCCGGAACTCCAGGGCCGGTGCCCCGGTCGGTCTCACCACCGACCTCGACGTGCTGCACGAGATCGCCATCGACCTCAAGGGCACGAACGAAGAGGGTCCGAAGTGGGACGCCACCATCGTCGCGGGCAACATGCTCGGCGACCAGGCGCTCGTCAACCAGAACTTCCTGGGCAGCGGCACCCCGTTCAACGCGGGTTCCGGCGACGTCTACATCCAGCGCGCCGCGGTGACCTTCGACTCCGCTCTCGTCGGCCAGGGCTTCGGCGCCACGGTCGGCCGGTTCGGCTACCAGGTCGGCCCGTACCTGTTCAAGCGAAACGATTTCACTGAGACGTACTTCGTGAACGATCGCTGGGACAACGGCAACTACACGATGGACGGCGCTGTGCTGTCCTTCAACTTCGGCCCCGCCGCCCTCAAGGTCTTCGGTGGTGTTAACTCTAACATCAAGTCGACCAACGGCGTCGAGATCAACCCGATCCCGTTCGGCGTCGGCCAGATCGACCGCACCCTCGGCGTCCAGTTGACCTTCCCCGTCGGTGAGATGGGCGGCGTCAACCTCGCCTACCTGTTCCACGACAGCGACCAGAACACCCCGACCCTTGGTGGCCCGGCCAACCGAGTCAACACGTTCGGTGGTGACGTGAACCTGAAGTTCGATAACCTCGAGTTCTTCGGTTCGTTCGCCCAGACCAACATCAGCTACAACACGGACAACCGGATCGATGAGGACAACATCGCCTGGGACGTCCGAGCGATGTACAAGGGCCCGAACTTCGGCGTCGGCGGCGGTTACCGCGAGGTCGAAAGGAACTTCGCTGCGGCCGGCGATTGGGGCCGCATCGGCAACGTCTGGAACCCGACCAACATCAAGGGCTTCAACGCCCATGTCTACTTCATGCCGAGCGAGCAGTTCAAGATCTACGGTAAGGGCGAGTTCCTTGAGCCGAAGGACACTGCCGCTGGCCTGTTCGCGAACATGGACGACATGAACGCCTTCACCGTCGGTCTTGACTACAAGATCGCCGACAACTGGGGCGCCATGTTCAGCTATGAGGACGTCCGCTTCAACCCGGTCGCCGGCAACGACGTGAAGGAGCGCTGGTACACCGTGGGCTTCAACTACGGCCTCGGCGCGAACACGAACATCCGCTTCACGTACCAGTTCAGCGACCTGGACTTCGGCGGCGCCGCTGGCGCTGGCTTGGACCCGGCCGGTCAGAACATCTACAAGGGCGGCCTGTTCGGCACCCAGCTCACCGTCCGCTTCTAA
- the metK gene encoding methionine adenosyltransferase — protein MTTIHTSESVSEGHPDKLADQISDALLDAALAEDRRAREMNPLLSQNLHARVAIETLVTRGLAIVAGELTMEGYVDVASVVRETILEVGYNDTALGLDGAACGVMVAIQEQSPDIARGVDIGGAGDQGIMFGYATTETSELMPLPISMAHALMRRATETRKKHPSLGLRPDAKSQVSVVYENGRPVKVDTIVISQQHAESLSPEAVKEVVHEHVIRPTLEEYADYDQGGITFHINPTGKFVIGGPTGDTGLTGRKIIVDTYGGLCPHGGGAFSGKDPTKVDRSAAYMARNVAKTVVAAGLADRCQIGLAYAIGVPHPVAVNIETFGTERADPGQIAKKLREVFDLSPRGIVEYLDLLNTKFVPTAKNGHFGNVAFPWERTSRVDALKELALV, from the coding sequence ATGACGACCATCCACACGTCCGAAAGTGTGAGTGAGGGCCATCCCGACAAGTTGGCCGACCAAATTTCTGACGCGCTCTTGGACGCGGCCCTGGCGGAGGACCGGCGCGCGCGGGAGATGAACCCGCTGCTCTCCCAGAACCTGCATGCGCGCGTGGCCATCGAGACCCTTGTCACGCGCGGCCTGGCCATCGTGGCGGGCGAGCTGACCATGGAGGGCTACGTGGACGTGGCGTCCGTCGTGCGGGAGACGATCCTCGAAGTCGGCTACAACGACACCGCCCTCGGCCTGGACGGGGCTGCCTGCGGCGTGATGGTCGCGATCCAGGAGCAATCGCCGGACATCGCGCGCGGCGTCGATATCGGCGGCGCGGGCGACCAGGGCATCATGTTCGGGTACGCGACGACTGAGACCAGCGAGCTGATGCCGCTGCCCATCTCAATGGCCCACGCCCTCATGCGCCGCGCGACCGAGACGCGGAAGAAGCACCCGTCGCTCGGCCTGCGCCCGGACGCCAAGAGCCAGGTGAGCGTGGTCTATGAGAACGGCCGCCCAGTCAAGGTCGACACGATCGTCATCAGCCAGCAACACGCAGAGTCGCTCTCGCCGGAGGCGGTGAAGGAAGTCGTCCACGAGCACGTGATCCGCCCGACCTTGGAGGAGTACGCCGACTATGACCAAGGCGGCATCACGTTCCACATCAATCCAACCGGGAAGTTCGTGATCGGCGGGCCGACGGGCGACACGGGGCTCACAGGCCGGAAGATCATCGTGGACACCTACGGCGGGCTGTGCCCGCACGGCGGCGGCGCGTTCAGCGGCAAGGACCCGACCAAGGTGGACCGCTCGGCCGCTTACATGGCGCGCAACGTCGCCAAGACGGTCGTGGCCGCTGGCCTTGCGGACCGGTGCCAAATCGGCCTGGCCTATGCGATCGGCGTCCCCCACCCGGTGGCGGTGAACATCGAGACCTTCGGCACGGAGAGGGCAGACCCTGGGCAGATCGCGAAGAAACTCCGGGAAGTCTTCGACTTGAGCCCGAGGGGCATCGTCGAATATCTCGACCTTCTCAATACCAAGTTTGTGCCGACGGCGAAGAACGGCCACTTTGGCAACGTCGCGTTCCCGTGGGAGCGGACAAGCCGGGTGGACGCCCTTAAAGAGCTAGCCTTGGTGTGA